A genome region from Schistocerca americana isolate TAMUIC-IGC-003095 chromosome 1, iqSchAmer2.1, whole genome shotgun sequence includes the following:
- the LOC124600207 gene encoding ankyrin-3-like yields the protein MTLTLLRSFDKDEILGWSPVRFAEEMEHWESVEMILIEGASMSDLAVTKRKLQDSERAALIFGELCRRRLVRLLTFALQQSPGLVQAELPLNRSPLHEAARSGCPATVRCLIAAGAAVSAADDHGMTPLHEAAAHSNDFTVRILLDAGAVPDTTDNGGRTVLHYASRSGSTACIQLLLAKGAPVDHVSADGCTALHEAATSPSAHAVRLLLDAGADKHAKSASGWTALHWAASRGRLYAVMILLEAGISVDVKTVDEETPLHLAATLTSCDVWEALVRAGADEGAVDKNGRTPKERAADKSVPNVVGYDIGGMGISDISPNQSHIPLGAANDAPLTSNGNVCDSENLSAEDSVVPLSSASPNSTTQQAVTTTAEEDNRTGVEGAPSVSGQTADNKGSLLYETSSNSICESEGPTAENFTVPLSSVTLNSTTQQTITDFQEDEGASVECISAVSSQRTGSMHSSSCEEYGELSDETGSADETYSGELLESDEETDSGDETVSDEETGSDDETDSGADEEDASSYISSANEEIDKVSERGSVKELFSPILTTNTIMSYEGPPLFHTLGTVGTSSKYNQQATKFQGKFRGRGRGAPRGTRGNAAAYTTRSVASTSRKENVSESPHSQGSRQHGRSNEKGIRRGNFNGSVYQHARRQGDGNCGQPNTVLFGGGLIQPHTKQQPSVRDDYKNREPHTAEDKKNKKIKHPKSVSKQKGDSNAEHKKQKRPDSQHGVGHHKKRHGESHHGSQRGEGYSNQNSEGHHGNQHGGSHYGNRHGKGHHSNKYSESHSSNQYGETHNGNRHGEGHRGNRHGEAHYGNQSGGHHGNGHYANQQGESRAGKWNGAGRGGKSHGRSRGGKS from the coding sequence ATGACTCTCACACTGCTGCGCAGCTTCGACAAAGATGAAATTCTTGGCTGGTCACCTGTCCGTTTCGCAGAGGAAATGGAGCATTGGGAGTCTGTGGAAATGATTCTTATTGAAGGAGCCTCTATGAGTGACTTAGCTGTGACGAAGAGGAAGCTACAGGACTCAGAACGTGCGGCACTGATCTTTGGCGAGCTCTGCAGGCGTAGGCTGGTCAGACTGCTCACCTTCGCCCTTCAACAGAGCCCTGGTCTGGTGCAAGCTGAGCTGCCGCTCAACCGTTCCCCACTACACGAAGCGGCCCGCTCTGGCTGCCCAGCAACTGTCCGCTGTCTCATCGCAGCAGGCGCTGCGGTCAGTGCTGCTGATGACCACGGCATGACTCCACTACACGAAGCAGCAGCCCACTCCAACGACTTCACCGTGCGCATACTTCTAGATGCTGGTGCTGTTCCCGACACCACAGACAATGGAGGGAGAACGGTTCTGCACTATGCATCTAGGAGTGGTTCCACTGCCTGCATCCAGCTTCTGCTGGCAAAGGGTGCGCCTGTGGACCATGTAAGTGCTGATGGCTGTACTGCTCTCCACGAGGCCGCCACCAGCCCCAGTGCCCACGCTGTCCGCTTGCTGCTGGATGCTGGTGCTGACAAACATGCAAAGTCTGCTTCTGGCTGGACAGCACTACACTGGGCTGCCAGCAGGGGTCGACTGTACGCTGTTATGATCTTACTGGAAGCTGGCATTAGTGTGGATGTGAAGACAGTGGATGAGGAAACGCCTCTTCACCTTGCAGCAACCCTCACATCGTGCGATGTTTGGGAGGCTCTCGTCAGGGCTGGAGCAGATGAAGGAGCTGTGGACAAGAATGGTCGGACGCCAAAGGAACGAGCTGCAGATAAGTCAGTGCCTAATGTTGTAGGGTATGACATTGGTGGAATGGGCATCAGCGATATATCACCAAACCAGTCTCATATTCCTCTGGGAGCGGCAAATGATGCACCATTGACATCCAATGGTAACGTGTGTGATTCAGAGAATCTCTCTGCTGAAGATTCAGTTGTGCCATTAAGCAGTGCATCACCAAATTCTACAACACAACAAGCAGTAACAACAACTGCTGAAGAAGATAACAGAACAGGTGTAGAGGGTGCACCATCAGTTTCTGGTCAAACAGCAGACAATAAGGGTAGCTTATTGTATGAGACATCAAGCAACAGTATCTGTGAGTCTGAGGGACCAACTGCTGAAAATTTTACTGTGCCTTTAAGCAGTGTGACACTAAATTCTACAACACAACAAACCATAACAGACTTCCAAGAAGATGAAGGAGCAAGTGTAGAGTGTATATCAGCAGTTTCTAGTCAAAGAACAGGCAGCATGCATAGTTCATCGTGTGAGGAATACGGTGAACTGAGTGATGAAACTGGGAGTGCTGATGAAACATATAGTGGTGAGCTACTGGAGAGTGATGAAGAAACAGACAGTGGTGATGAAACGGTGAGTGATGAAGAAACGGGCAGTGATGatgaaacagacagtggtgcagaTGAAGAAGATGCTTCTTCCTACATCAGCTCAGCAAATGAAGAAATAGATAAAGTCTCAGAAAGAGGGTCAGTTAAGGAACTTTTCTCCCCTATTCTGACAACTAATACAATAATGTCTTATGAGGGACCTCCGTTGTTCCATACTTTGGGAACTGTTGGCACTTCCTCAAAATACAACCAACAAGCAACAAAATTTCAAGGAAAATTCAGAGGAAGAGGACGCGGAGCTCCTAGAGGCACTCGTGGGAATGCAGCAGCATATACCACCAGATCAGTGGCATCAACATCAAGAAAAGAAAATGTCAGTGAATCTCCACATTCACAAGGAAGTAGACAGCATGGTAGGAGCAATGAGAAAGGAATCAGAAGAGGAAATTTTAATGGTTCTGTATATCAACATGCAAGAAGGCAAGGTGATGGAAATTGTGGCCAACCAAATACAGTTCTGTTTGGAGGTGGATTAATCCAGCCACATACCAAACAACAACCTAGTGTGAGAGATGACTATAAGAACAGAGAGCCTCATACGGCAgaagacaagaaaaacaaaaagataAAACACCCAAAATCTGTATCAAAACAAAAAGGAGATTCTAACGCGGAACACAAGAAGCAAAAACGACCTGATTCCCAGCATGGTGTAGGTCATCACAAAAAAAGACATGGTGAAAGTCACCATGGCAGTCAGCGTGGTGAAGGCTACAGTAATCAAAACAGTGAAGGTCATCATGGTAATCAACATGGTGGAAGTCATTATGGCAATCGACATGGCAAAGGGCATCATAGTAATAAATATAGTGAAAGTCATAGCAGTAATCAATATGGGGAAACTCATAATGGTAATCGACATGGTGAAGGCCATAGGGGTAATCGACATGGTGAAGCTCATTACGGTAATCAGTCTGGTGGTCACCATGGTAATGGTCATTATGCTAATCAGCAAGGGGAAAGTCGGGCTGGTAAGTGGAATGGTGCGGGCCGTGGTGGTAAGAGCCATGGCAGAAGTCGAGGAGGTAAGAGCTGA